Within the uncultured Draconibacterium sp. genome, the region TCCATATGCTTACGACGCGCTGGAGCCATACATCGATGCAGAAACAATGGAACTGCATTACTCCAAACATCACAAAGGCTATTTTACTAAATTTATGGCCGCTGCAGAGGGAACGGAGTTGTTAAAAACACCGATGGCGAAAATTTTTGCCGAAATAAGTAAACAATCTGAAGGCATAAGAAACAATGGCGGTGGTTACTTTAACCACGCATTGTTTTGGGAAAATATGACTCCGCGACAAGCTGAAATTCCTGCAGATTTAAAAGCTGCAATAGAAAAAGATTTTGAATCGGTAGATGCTTTTAAAATAGAATTTGCTACTGCGGCGAAAACACGTTTTGGTAGTGGTTGGGCCTGGTTGCTTGTTGATGAAAACGGAACTTTAAAAGTCAGTTCAACGCCAAATCAGGATAACCCTTTAATGGATATTGCTGAAGTAAAAGGCACTCCGTTATTGGCTCTGGATGTTTGGGAGCATGCTTATTATTTGAATTATCAGAATAAACGTGGCGACTACATCAACAATTTTTGGAATGTAGTAAACTGGGAAGTGGTTAACAATCGTTTGACAAAAGCAACAGTTTAATAAGTCCGGTTTGTAAGATCAATTAAGGCTCATTATTTTTATGCAAATTTTGAAATAATGAGCCTTAAATTATGTTTTATTGGCGCCGGAAATCTTGCCACCCGTTTAGCGATAACTTTCACAAATACAGGATTTGAAATAGTACAGGTTTATAGCCGTACTGAAGATTCTGCAAAACTGCTTGCCGAAAAGCTGAATACAAAATATACTACACACGCATCGTTGTTGGTAAATGATGCTGATATCTATTTTGTAGCGTTGAAAGATTCAGCGGTGCAGAAGGTATTAAACGAATTTGATTTTAACGACAAGCTGCTTGTTCATTGCTCAGGAAGCATGCCGATGAGTGTATTAAGTGCTTATGCAAAAGATTATGGTGTTTTTTATCCGATGCAAACTTTCTCGAAAGAACGTAATGTTGATTTCAAAACTATTCCGATTTTTATTGAAGCAAGTTCTGAAAATACATTACACATCTTAAATGAATTGGCTAATAAAATTTCTAATTCAGTAACTGTTCTTGATTCAGAAAAAAGAAAGAGTTTACATATTGCTGCCGTATTTGCATGCAATTTTGCTAACCACTGTTATGCAATGGCTGCCAAATATCTGGAAAGTAAAGATCTGCCGTTTGAAATTTTGCGACCA harbors:
- a CDS encoding superoxide dismutase → MERRKFIYAVGTAALATPLLSSFVACANESENFEGHTFPELPYAYDALEPYIDAETMELHYSKHHKGYFTKFMAAAEGTELLKTPMAKIFAEISKQSEGIRNNGGGYFNHALFWENMTPRQAEIPADLKAAIEKDFESVDAFKIEFATAAKTRFGSGWAWLLVDENGTLKVSSTPNQDNPLMDIAEVKGTPLLALDVWEHAYYLNYQNKRGDYINNFWNVVNWEVVNNRLTKATV
- a CDS encoding F420-dependent NADP oxidoreductase codes for the protein MSLKLCFIGAGNLATRLAITFTNTGFEIVQVYSRTEDSAKLLAEKLNTKYTTHASLLVNDADIYFVALKDSAVQKVLNEFDFNDKLLVHCSGSMPMSVLSAYAKDYGVFYPMQTFSKERNVDFKTIPIFIEASSENTLHILNELANKISNSVTVLDSEKRKSLHIAAVFACNFANHCYAMAAKYLESKDLPFEILRPLILETAQKVQELHPKDAQTGPAMRFDENIINAHINELKDKPDLQELYNSISKSIFEHHQEKE